The following DNA comes from Megachile rotundata isolate GNS110a chromosome 9, iyMegRotu1, whole genome shotgun sequence.
gACTTCTTAAATTGTACTTCACTAGTTTTATGGCCCCTTCAAATGGGAGTATCTTTCTTATCTCGAATCGTTGAAGGTAACAATATTATACGTGTCGCTGTAGATTTACTTACCCTGCACTGCCTGATATAGATTTTAACGATTTTTTTTGTACATGAAAAGGTACTTACTGAAGAATGGTACTTATAAAAAAACATAGAAGAgtgatttttgtaaattgtaaagtaAAAATTGAAGGATATCTGAAAGCAATTTCTCTGGGAATATAGGGTTTGTAACCCTAATTATAATTACTGAAACATTTTTGTACGATAAAATTTGACGATACATCGTCGACGAGAAATTATAGACTGATCGTGTAAATTGTAATAAGGCAACATTGgcatttaatttgtattatttttcgtTACACGTATTTGCCGTAATAAACTTTATGCTTTCTACGTTTTATTCCATCGATTTCCACCGATACCACACTTGGAATGAAAATCCACATGTACAGGaaaatagaattattattaaaagagACCAACGTAGAACTATTTACAACGTTATGGTAAAAAACTATTCTCTACGTCTATCGCGAACTAAGCAATAAATTATATGTACACACTTATCGTTTGGGATAATACAACAGTAGTTGTGTAAAACCAATCGTAAACATTTGAAAAACATATCCCTCGTCTTACGTGTTCTTCTTCGATCCATTAAGATCCTAAGAAAagtgtaatattttaaaaaattcgacGCTTAATGGATGAAGGGAACTCTGACAGGCAATCGTAGAAccgattaaaaattaatgatgccCAACTAGTAAACTAAGGATTCCTCGTAAAATGTTCACGAGCTGTCTGTCTCCAAACTTTCTTGAGCAGTACTTGTACTATTGTCGTGGTTTTTGTACGCCGAGAAGAATGCGAGAGCTTTCATCAGCTGGTAGCTTTTGCTGATGGGAATGTTACTGTCGTACAAACTCTTCGAGGCTTTGCAATCCACGTAGAACCACCAGTTGCATTTTAGGATTGTCTGATCGAACAGGGTCGACTCGGGACACAGAAAGCTCTTCATGATCAGACCGTCGTCCGTTAATGCACAGACGTGGAACACCTGAAACATGGTGTTTGATAAGAAGAAAAATACAGAAAGacgttacaaaatttaaaattttaatagctATGGTTACTGACAATTTGTTAAGCGAAAAATAGTCTtgcattttatttacaaatacttgcaaatttttagtaaattgctTTATTTTTGATATGTCATCGTCAATAATATTTTACCATGCATCCAAGATCCTCATCAGCGTACAGTCCGGGGAAGTGTTTCTGATCACCGCAGTAGAAGCTTGTATCAGGTAGGTCCACTCTGCTGGCGAAGTTGTCGTCAAAATTTTTGTCGTAACCCATTGGATAGTATTCACGTGGTGCATTCATCACTTTAGTAGCTCCAGAATTGTATTTActgaaaaatttcaattgaaCTCTTCATTTCGAAATCAGTTAATTGAAACACGAATATAATGCTTCTAATATTCTTCAAATGACATTTAACTAACATAacacttaaaataaattatcttAAAAAATGTGACAAATTTTCTACTTATGCTAAAATATATAGTACACGGAAATCCATAGGTATAAGAAAGTGTATAAATTTCATCGTGTGATTACTTCTTATGAGGAGATGGCGTGGTAGTCGTGGTGCTCGTAGTAGAAGGACCCTGTTGCTTCCGCATAAGTTGCTGCTGTCTTAACAAAATCGCTgcttccaaagcttccaaagtGATATTACTAGCTTCTGCCAAAGCTTTCAAGGATGTTTCCATTCCCTGAATTGGTTCTAACGATGGCAAAGATGATGGCAAAGATGATGGCAACGATTGTCGTTTCTCGTTCTGTTGTGATAAGGCCTGACTCGATTCAGATGACACTGGATGGAGAGATAGTAGAGTCATTTCATTCACGGACGATGCAGCTTCCTCTCCAGGTAAAGGtaactgaaaataaataaaaattgtcattaACAATTCAAAGTCAGAAACGAAATATACCTAGTCAGAGATATATttgatcaaattaaattattttgcaattcaTTTGCATCAACTGCAGTTCAGTTCATTTCAATAGAAGATAAGACTCATACTGCAAAAATGATTATGTAAACGTttgttatgaaaatataaatttataaatttaacttcgATTACCTGACCGAAATCATCCTTGGACACTTCATTATCGGAGTCCTCTAATATAGCAGGATTATTGCTGATGCGATCGGTTAACTGTGCCGATGATGGCGGCATCGTGATGAAAGGAGGTAAGCTATCTCCAGAAGATGATTTCGATGGAATTTCAGGCTCGACGATACTTCCAGCTGGTGGAATTGCAGCTACGAGGTTCGGTAGCTTTCCTGGCACAGCTGCGACCGCCAGCATTTGTGGAGTCTAAAACGCATTTCATGTAATATGTAAAATCAAGTATTTCACGTAATaggtaaaatatgtaaaatcatGTATTTTTACATCGCAAATTCACAGGATATGAAAATACACCAGAAGTACCGCATACtctaaaattaattactaaacATAAGCTATGTATTTAAACAGAATCAGTCACACTTATTTGGCCAGTCAcatttatttcaagttttgcaAAGGTCACGtacacattaattttataatatttatacatatcacgcaaaattgaaaaaatatcaatttctaTCAATCAAGTGACAGAACTATGATTCAACGTGTATAAACTGAACCCATAATCCTCAGAAATTAAAACTacacttttttttttcataaaaataagtgcAACTTTACCTGATCCCTCTTCACCTGCATAGGAACTACATGTTGATGCC
Coding sequences within:
- the mtg gene encoding mind the gap isoform X1, encoding MKIATTLFLFVVVGCTWRETLGTCVFQSDFGFVLNCAFKKSGLFRVRNLGGVKGYVGLGFSVGDELGFSQSLSNVEAAKRRSVQTGRGNVPLSSASNREEVRQQTQSTRQVVPPFKPLPPGAARPIAQQPERQKLVVQQNSTALRTVPAPSLSTTQQDLLRQQQQLQQQQLMQQEAKHKQQQRLQQEAFALQVLKQQRLQQQEAMRQQQLQKMQQQQKQQLATQQKRHQHVVPMQVKRDQTPQMLAVAAVPGKLPNLVAAIPPAGSIVEPEIPSKSSSGDSLPPFITMPPSSAQLTDRISNNPAILEDSDNEVSKDDFGQLPLPGEEAASSVNEMTLLSLHPVSSESSQALSQQNEKRQSLPSSLPSSLPSLEPIQGMETSLKALAEASNITLEALEAAILLRQQQLMRKQQGPSTTSTTTTTPSPHKNKYNSGATKVMNAPREYYPMGYDKNFDDNFASRVDLPDTSFYCGDQKHFPGLYADEDLGCMVFHVCALTDDGLIMKSFLCPESTLFDQTILKCNWWFYVDCKASKSLYDSNIPISKSYQLMKALAFFSAYKNHDNSTSTAQESLETDSS
- the mtg gene encoding mind the gap isoform X2; the encoded protein is MKIATTLFLFVVVGFSVGDELGFSQSLSNVEAAKRRSVQTGRGNVPLSSASNREEVRQQTQSTRQVVPPFKPLPPGAARPIAQQPERQKLVVQQNSTALRTVPAPSLSTTQQDLLRQQQQLQQQQLMQQEAKHKQQQRLQQEAFALQVLKQQRLQQQEAMRQQQLQKMQQQQKQQLATQQKRHQHVVPMQVKRDQTPQMLAVAAVPGKLPNLVAAIPPAGSIVEPEIPSKSSSGDSLPPFITMPPSSAQLTDRISNNPAILEDSDNEVSKDDFGQLPLPGEEAASSVNEMTLLSLHPVSSESSQALSQQNEKRQSLPSSLPSSLPSLEPIQGMETSLKALAEASNITLEALEAAILLRQQQLMRKQQGPSTTSTTTTTPSPHKNKYNSGATKVMNAPREYYPMGYDKNFDDNFASRVDLPDTSFYCGDQKHFPGLYADEDLGCMVFHVCALTDDGLIMKSFLCPESTLFDQTILKCNWWFYVDCKASKSLYDSNIPISKSYQLMKALAFFSAYKNHDNSTSTAQESLETDSS